In Dreissena polymorpha isolate Duluth1 chromosome 11, UMN_Dpol_1.0, whole genome shotgun sequence, the genomic window GCTATACCTTTTCAAGATAGAAAATGTCAACAGTGCAACGTTCTTGAtgatgaatatcattttttattagaatGATCTTATTATCATGTACAGTATACTCTtggactgtatgtctattgtatatattgaataaactaaaactataaaaaaaactgtagCAACAAATTGCTATGGAATATATTACCAAATGCATAAGCCTATACTTGCAGACCAATTATGATAAGAAATGCTTAAATTTAGGCCACAAACTTACATTGAACACTTAAATAAATAGGAGCATAAACAACAAGGTTTCTAAATGAATCCAATCCTGGATGAAATAAATGAAGAACTGAAGTGATTAACTTATAAATTAacacattattaaatatatatgaaccTTTCTATAAATAGACAACAAacttttgaacttgacctacattaTGTCTTTCATTCAACAAAATAACTTCAACTGTTGTATTCCAATTTCTTGCAAAAAGTCAGTGGTGATAAATAGTCTTGAAGCAACAACAAGGAATATGAATGAGGAAAACCACTTAAGGAAGTGCAAGGTACAGACATGAATActtcagtgttattatttttgaGTCAGCAACACATATAATCGTTTGCACAAGTAACAGGGGAAAAGGGTTTAGAAGAATATGCCATGTTTAAGTACCAAAACTTCTGTTATGACGTATGTATACAGGTGAAAATGTTGCTATCTCTATGCCCACATATCTTCCGATCGCCCGAACTTAAACACCATTCCACTGTAAAAAGCATATCAACAACAATACAggaaataaaatatagtattacaATCTAAAGGCTAAAATGGCTTAATAGTTCTGGGAAATTAATATGTATGGTTGATCATTATAACTAAATAATGTTTGGTAAAACTGAAACAGATGTCAAAGCTGTTTACAAAATATGCACTTATATTGAAAGTGTTTGTTTGCATGTAGATGGAATTTATTGTACaaggaatttttattttattttagagttTGTGTTCAAAATTCACAACAAAGTCACTTCAttcaaagaaatataaaacacacaattAAGCAGAATATGAACATTACAACATTACAAAAAAAAGAACACACAATTTAAAACCCAAATTAAAGGAACAAGACATcaatgcaacataaaaccagacaTTAAACCACAAGATCATTTGCCTATAAGGAGATCAGGGATTAACATGTTAGTTTCAAATATGAGCCCTGCTTCGGAATTATCGGGTTAATTGCATGTGTAAAAAGTATGGTCCCagatcagagacaacacttttcacttttatgaaatttttcatttgaagaaagtcacttctcaacgaaaatccaatttaggtggaaagagttgtcccagtTAAACCTGTGTACACTGCACAGGATGATCTGGGgagacaatttacacacatgcatcaggCCTGGTTTGGGtagacaatttacacacatgcatcaagcctggttttcccaaagACTGGCTCATATGACCAATTGTAGCCTTGCAAATTAACACACAACAtaataaacataatgttataaataatagAATAACtactgttaaaaaatgtcaaagcgAAAAGTTAACTTGACTAATTCACACTAAAAAGTGTTTCAGATTTTGTGAATTGATACTAAAGCAAACAGTCTGCTTTAATGAAAAAATCAGCCTGTCATCAGTGACCAATGTTTGAGTAATTGAAAGTGTTAATTATTATCTGAACATTGTCAGTTTCATACTACAAAGAACAAATGCAGATAcacagcaaaaaaacaacaacagttacaTATGAACTATTTTGACTACAAAAGCTTAGCATGCACGTTTCTTTGAAAAATGTAACTATAATTCAAAGCTTTGCAAGATATAAGGGTTATtagaaaaataatttataaacaaatacaacattATCAATAGTaattatttattgacatgtttattTGTGCTTCATATGTATCTTGCTTTTTAATATCAAGTATAATCTTACCTGAAGAAAATTAACGCATTCTGCAAGAAAATAGCAATTCCAGCATATTCTGGCTGTTtctctgaaattaaaaaaaaatgtacaaaacaattttcttttttatcatgtttaattGCATGATAGTTATTAAATGGCAAATGCCATGGCATCAGAATATCAAAAGTACCTTAAGAGTTAAGTTTACCATTGTTGAAGTAATGTGCTATAAATATAGGACCTGGCACGAGTTGTCCTTTAGCGAGCTTACTTAAAaatttcctggacaagtttaataaaatatggaatgatatgacaacgagtgtcagatcttttttatcacatggttttacatgagcaaattaaataaatatttaggcaaacataatgataaattccgactgttgtttacatttcgtgacgtcatttgaggttgcaacgtcatttaagcaaaataacaaaatgcgattgatcaataaacaaatactaagccaatgaaaacccttaaaaagtatattacacatgtgtaagataaaaatatatgctatggttatattacatgggaaacagggtatggcatgtgataaataaaaatgtcacATATAATTATGGCCAAAGTTGatttttgacctttaagtgtgacattgacctttgacctgaaatgCCACATGTTGACTGatgatgttaaacatttatgataagttatttcaaaattgcatgaCAAGTTACAAAGTTAGATACCCAGCAAGCTCTGACTTACAAATATACACTCAACCATTGTGATTGCTAAAAAAAGCGTTCTGCAAGCAGGTTAAACAAGCTAGAGGGTTAACCACGTTTTACTATGGCGATATAAATATAACTGCTGCTTGTTTCATCAAACCGGATTCATTTTCCAAATAAGCCTAGATATAATAAGACaaaatgttgtgaccaagtttcatgaagattggactataaatttgacttaaagagtgttaacaaggtttcactatagccatattaggaacacTGCagactccctggcggccatgtttttcaacgcatTGGAAACTATTCTTTATATTAGCTGGGATATCAGCAGAACAAATTAAACAGAAGTGTCATAAAGATTGAACACTGAATGTGACTTTTGTAGTattaacacatgttttttttaaattcaacctTGTGACCTTGCTTTTGACCTaacgtgacccagtttcaaacttgacaACTCGACCatgatattattggaacaaaatcttctgaccaagttttatgatgattggacaataaaagtggcctctagagtgttaacaacacAAATGTTGACAAGGGACAACACACaactgacaaaaggcgatcacaaaagctcaccatgagcacgctgtgctcaggtgagctaaaaatacattaCTGTAAATAGTAAAACATACCAGGCACGACATAGATGCCAAAGAGGATCCAGCTGGCTGCAATAAGGGCTCCAAACCCCAGCAGGAAACCAATGAACAGCCACACACGCGCTCCTGAAACAACCGCAAAGATCCATACTTGTCAATTTGCATAGTCGGAAATGTTTTACCAAAGATACAACCATAAATGTTGAAATTAATTGCAAggtttaataaaatagactttaaaatCAGTAATTGGAATTAATTCATAATCTTAAAATGTGTTGCAAGCTACTGTAAGCTCATTGACATGTGTAATGTACGGAGAAAATTAATGAAATTACAGACataaattattgattaacagGTGTTTTGTGTAAACATAAATTCTCCTGAAAACATTGTAACAATTCCAAATGCCATGTTTAATTAAGGACAAGTGCTTGCTCCTCAGTTTTTTGtgcaaatatttaataattacattacATGTTATAGAGTGTTAAGGAGTGTTTAAGAGAATTGGTCAATGTTTGGCACATATGACAATTTTCAACAAAAGCTTGGTTAAACAGAAAGCAGCAGTGGCCTAACGAATTAATGATGTCTTAGTTGGAACAGGATCTCCATAAGGTCAAAAATCATTAACTTAGCTTTTTGAGTTGTGGCAGGATCAAGATTTTagttttctctttttttctgtACCCATAGCAACACAATTCTCTCAAGATCTCCTCAAAAAGAGTCCAAGTACTGGATCTTTCAATGCAAGAATTCATGAATATCCAACAGGCCAATGGATCTTCATGcaatagttttaaaataaaaatgaaatacaagTATGCCAAAACACCAACCAGTCTGTCCTATGCATCCAGTGCTGTAGGAGTCCCCTCGAATCTGGCCATTTGACACGGAATTGATTCtgcaattaattaaattattttgtaaacacaatGAATTTAAACATG contains:
- the LOC127851136 gene encoding transmembrane protein 50B-like isoform X2 produces the protein MSGLLDNCRLPECECIQIGERRNLIASIVAGTLFFSGWWIAIDAAVIYPDQKDMHHAVHTCGVIGTLAFFLINSVSNGQIRGDSYSTGCIGQTGARVWLFIGFLLGFGALIAASWILFGIYVVPEKQPEYAGIAIFLQNALIFFSGMVFKFGRSEDMWA